A single region of the Hippoglossus hippoglossus isolate fHipHip1 chromosome 17, fHipHip1.pri, whole genome shotgun sequence genome encodes:
- the plvapa gene encoding plasmalemma vesicle associated protein a isoform X1 encodes MYSSGYSQVSKRSPGAQKRMQYRSKGKSCGYYMRIVFFFSSLIQSLIIVSLVLFLVYGKTQDSASTERIHDLEESFSRLSIENVALRQQRKNLTNLLNTTLTLKARNDWDLEKFRHYTNISSFMIVDFDRKLQQCKHELFMCSASPRFPCDCSARTSDNCNCGLLAERLKARLELVESNFTQATKRMRIEMDQTAKERDYINLEAIRLRREKSIQEKELLFNKERCKDDFFQSLSGVSNVSKAFLMKIESLFPTHLAFQLTCSKQREYLEQIHTNCSSLSREVEDKFQHYLNSVGDQVSDIHAENSRLKAENWRLSSDYRSCTQNRTGLIKEHREKLDRLQQKHDQDKERLLMDKMRLNGDIEVLVNNVKFKIKEVDHLTQQIRHLNMSCMSKPGFAAGSNSRPSTSSQSVWSTLGGGGSSSASGAQLSRTGSGGLGSSHGSFGSSFNKPGSTGTGSSSLSHSSSGSSSSLGSTGSGLSKYGSAGRSSSSSSLFSSGSSSSLGSSGSLLNKPVSTGTGSSSSSHSLFGSSSSLGSSGSLLNKPVSTGTGSSSSSHSLFGSSSSLGSSGSLLNKPVSTGTGSSSSSHSLFGSSSSLGSSGSLLNKLGSTGTGSSSSSHSSSGSSSSLGSTGLNKPGSTGGASSTLGSSGSSSSLSLSGIGSNKQTSSVRSSSGIGSSSGSTGSSSSLSSSGIGSNKPTSSVKSPSGVGSSSGSTGSTSKTAPNSFSWFGFGNNNGGQSKTGSATGKGTTSGNSNGGTGSALGAGRSSGLGGGSVNVAQHLQDLQRLINPSGQEEKQDLSRMLG; translated from the exons ATGTACAGCAGCGGCTACTCCCAGGTGTCCAAGCGCAGTCCAGGAGCCCAAAAGAGGATGCAGTACCGCTCGAAGGGCAAGAGCTGTGGCTACTACATGCGcattgtcttcttcttctcttcgcTCATTCAGTCCCTGATCATAGTCAGCCTGGTGCTCTTTCTGGTCTACGGTAAGACGCAGGACTCGGCGTCCACCGAGCGCATTCATGACCTGGAGGAGAGCTTCAGCCGACTCTCCATAGAGAACGTCGCCCTCAGGCAACAGAGGAAGAACCTGACCAACCTACTCAACACAACCCTGACTCTCAAGGCTCGTAACGACTGGGACCTGGAAAAGTTCCGCCACTACACCAACATCTCATCATTCATGATCGTAGACTTTGACAGGAAACTG CAACAGTGCAAACACGAGTTGTTCATGTGCAGCGCCTCTCCCCGTTTTCCTTGTGACTGCTCAGCAAGAA cttcAGATAACTGTAACTGTGGCTTGCTGGCTGAGCGGCTGAAAGCTCGGCTTGAGCTAGTGGAGTCCAACTTCACCCAAGCGACAAAGAGGATGAGGATAGAAATGGACCAGACCGCCAAAGAGAGGGACTACATTAACCTGGAGGCCATCCGTCTGAGGAGGGAAAAATCCATACaggaaaaagagttgctgttCAACAAAGAAAGATGTAAAGATGACTTCTTCCAGTCCTTGAGTGGCGTCTCCAACGTCTCCAAGGCTTTCCTCATGAAGATTGAATCCCTCTTCCCCACACACCTTGCCTTCCAGCTCACCTGCTCGAAACAGAGGGAATACCTGGAGCAGATCCACACCAACTGCTCCAGCCTGTCCAGAGAAGTGGAGGACAAGTTCCAGCATTACTTGAACAGTGTGGGAGACCAGGTGTCGGACATCCATGCCGAGAACAGCCGCCTGAAGGCAGAGAACTGGCGCCTGTCCAGTGACTACCGCTCGTGCACCCAGAACCGCACGGGCCTGATCAAGGAGCACAGAGAGAAGTTAGACAGGCTTCAGCAGAAACACGATCAGGATAAGGAGAGACTCCTGATGGATAAGATGAGGTTAAATGGAGATATAGAAGTCCTGGTAAACAATGTCAAATTCAAAATTAAGGAAGTGGATCACCTCACACAGCAAATCAGACATCTCAACATGTCCTGCATGTCTAAG CCAGGGTTTGCCGCTGGGTCGAACTCTCGGCCAAGCACATCAAGTCAGTCTGTGTGGAGCACGTTGGGTGGTGGTGGATCCAGCTCTGCTAGTGGGGCTCAGCTTAGTAGGACAGGGTCAGGGGGGTTGGGTTCAAGCCATGGCTCTTTTGGATCATCGTTCAACAAGCCAGGATCAACTGGTACTGGCTCTTCAAGCTTATCACACTCATCATCTGGGTCAAGTTCAAGCCTTGGCTCCACCGGGTCAGGCCTCAGTAAGTATGGATCAGCTGGGAGGAGCTCTTCAAGCTCATCACTGTTTTCATCTGGGTCTAGTTCAAGCCTTGGCTCCTCTGGATCCTTGTTAAATAAGCCAGTATCAACTGGCACTGGCTCTTCAAGCTCGTCACACTCATTATTTGGGTCGAGTTCAAGCCTTGGCTCCTCTGGATCCTTGTTAAATAAGCCAGTATCAACTGGCACTGGCTCTTCAAGCTCATCACACTCATTATTTGGGTCGAGTTCAAGCCTTGGCTCCTCTGGATCCTTGTTAAATAAGCCAGTATCAACTGGCACTGGCTCTTCAAGCTCATCACACTCATTATTTGGGTCGAGTTCAAGCCTTGGCTCCTCTGGATCCTTGTTAAATAAGCTAGGATCAACTGGCACTGGCTCTTCAAGCTCATCACATTCATCATCTGGGTCTAGTTCAAGCCTTGGCTCCACAGGACTCAATAAGCCAGGATCAACTGGGGGAGCTTCATCAACCTTAGGATCATCAGGCTCAAGTTCAAGTCTTAGCTTAAGTGGGATCGGCTCAAATAAGCAAACTTCAAGTGTGAGGAGCTCCTCAGGCATTGGGTCGTCCTCTGGGTCAACTGGGTCAAGTTCAAGTCTTAGCTCAAGTGGGATCGGCTCAAATAAGCCAACATCAAGTGTGAAGAGCCCCTCAGGCGTTGGGTCATCCTCTGGGTCAACTGGATCAACAAGCAAAACTGCGCCAAATTCATTTTCCTGGTTTGGGTTTGGGAATAATAACGGAGGACAAAGTAAAACCGGAAGTGCAACAGGGAAAGGAACGACAAGTGGGAACAGTAATGGTGGAACTGGCTCCGCTCTTGGTGCAGGACGGTCAAGTGGACTGGGAGGTGGCTCAG ttaatgtCGCTCAGCACCTTCAAGATCTGCAGCGCCTCATCAACCCCTCTGGTCAAGA ggAGAAACAGGATCTCTCCAGGATGTTGGGTTAA